Proteins encoded together in one Citromicrobium bathyomarinum window:
- the trpA gene encoding tryptophan synthase subunit alpha encodes MNNANRIAAAFAKPHPALVCFVTAGDGDTAANLDALVEGGADVIELGMPFTDPMADGPAIQAANIRALKAGTTTQDVLMIANEFRERQPDVPLVLMGYANPMVRRGPEWFAQEAAGAGVDGVICVDIPPEEDSALGPALRERGIAPIRLATPTTDDFRLPTVIEGSEGFLYYVSVAGITGKQSAAQDSIDAAVKRLKAATDLPVAVGFGVRTPEQAGAIAKVADGVVVGSALVDLVAEHGVDAPTHLRDLTARLAKAVHSAERAAA; translated from the coding sequence GTGAACAACGCGAACCGAATCGCCGCCGCTTTTGCCAAGCCGCACCCTGCGCTGGTGTGCTTCGTCACCGCGGGCGATGGCGATACCGCCGCCAATCTCGATGCGCTGGTCGAAGGCGGCGCGGATGTGATCGAGCTGGGGATGCCCTTCACCGATCCGATGGCGGACGGTCCCGCGATCCAGGCCGCGAATATCCGCGCATTGAAGGCGGGCACCACCACGCAGGACGTGCTGATGATCGCCAACGAGTTCCGCGAGCGGCAGCCGGACGTGCCGCTGGTGCTGATGGGCTATGCCAACCCGATGGTCCGCCGCGGCCCGGAGTGGTTCGCGCAAGAGGCAGCAGGCGCGGGCGTCGACGGGGTGATCTGCGTCGACATCCCGCCCGAGGAGGACTCCGCGCTCGGCCCGGCATTGCGCGAACGGGGCATCGCTCCGATCCGTCTCGCCACGCCGACCACCGACGACTTCCGCCTGCCGACCGTGATCGAGGGGAGCGAAGGCTTCCTCTACTACGTCTCCGTCGCCGGGATCACAGGCAAGCAGAGCGCCGCGCAGGACTCGATCGATGCGGCGGTGAAGCGGCTGAAGGCGGCGACCGACCTGCCCGTCGCGGTCGGCTTCGGCGTGCGCACGCCCGAACAGGCCGGGGCGATCGCAAAGGTGGCCGATGGCGTCGTGGTCGGCTCGGCGCTGGTCGATCTAGTCGCCGAACATGGCGTTGATGCACCCACGCACCTGCGCGATCTCACCGCAAGGCTTGCCAAGGCGGTCCATTCTGCGGAAAGAGCAGCCGCATGA
- the accD gene encoding acetyl-CoA carboxylase, carboxyltransferase subunit beta encodes MSWFNRVRNSLPFVAKRSTDETLWIKCKGCGEMIFASDYADNLYVCPRCEHHGRIGADTRIAMLMDEGFTLLPQPEVKEDPLKFRDSKRYTDRLRAARANNPHRDAFTVASGAIDGQPAVVGVQDFHFMGGSMGMAVGQAFCDGAAEALRRKCGYVVVTAAGGARMQEGILSLMQMPKATVMVRKLRAAGLPYIVLLTDPTTGGVTASYAMLGDVQIAEPGALIGFAGQRVIQETIREQLPEGFQRAEYLHEHGMVDRVVHRHNLKAELAMMLRYMRGSKAA; translated from the coding sequence ATGAGCTGGTTCAATCGTGTCCGCAATTCGCTGCCCTTCGTGGCCAAGCGCTCCACCGACGAAACGCTGTGGATCAAGTGCAAGGGCTGCGGGGAGATGATCTTCGCAAGCGACTATGCCGACAATCTCTACGTCTGCCCGCGTTGCGAGCACCACGGGCGGATCGGTGCAGACACCCGTATCGCGATGCTGATGGACGAGGGCTTCACGCTGCTGCCCCAGCCCGAGGTCAAGGAAGACCCGCTCAAGTTCCGCGATTCCAAGCGCTATACCGACCGGCTGAGGGCCGCGCGCGCCAACAATCCGCACCGCGATGCCTTCACCGTGGCGAGCGGGGCGATCGACGGCCAGCCTGCGGTCGTGGGCGTGCAGGACTTCCACTTCATGGGCGGTTCGATGGGCATGGCGGTGGGCCAGGCCTTCTGCGACGGCGCCGCCGAAGCCCTGCGGCGCAAGTGCGGCTATGTCGTCGTGACCGCGGCGGGCGGCGCGCGGATGCAGGAGGGCATTCTCAGCCTGATGCAGATGCCCAAGGCGACCGTGATGGTGCGCAAGCTGCGCGCGGCGGGCCTGCCCTATATCGTGCTGCTGACCGATCCGACCACCGGCGGCGTCACCGCCAGCTACGCCATGCTGGGCGACGTGCAGATCGCGGAACCGGGCGCGCTGATCGGCTTTGCGGGCCAGCGCGTGATCCAGGAGACGATCCGCGAACAGCTGCCCGAAGGCTTCCAGCGCGCCGAATACCTGCACGAACACGGCATGGTGGACCGCGTGGTGCACCGCCACAACCTCAAGGCCGAGCTGGCGATGATGCTGCGCTATATGCGCGGATCGAAGGCGGCGTAG
- a CDS encoding folylpolyglutamate synthase/dihydrofolate synthase family protein, which yields MKDFARSDDPAVQAQLDRLAALSVPDGRLGLETIRALLARLGDPQDRLPPVFHVAGTNGKGSTCAILRAMLEADGKRVHVATSPHLVRYNERIRIAGTLIGDAQLAALLAEVLDAGEDLNPSFFEVTIAATFLAFAREPADACVIEVGLGGRFDATNVLGSHVLAACGIAALGLDHERFLLAPEDNVPAEPLARIGFEKAGIGKPGVPLVTLSYPEGVTLEVEHAAIVREALLTMRGREWHSSVTETGLHYVDALGELALPLPALPGAHQAENAALAIAMLRHQDRVSVSRDAMAQGLRNVNWPARLQRLPASPLTGERIVWVDGGHNPSAGEALAQHFTGERFHLILGMLANKDHRALVDPLADSIASITAVPVPGHEYHPASMYGENVREAADVAEALRALPDDGLPVLIAGSLYLAGDVLRLSGALPD from the coding sequence ATGAAGGACTTCGCCCGCTCCGACGATCCGGCCGTGCAGGCCCAACTCGACCGGCTGGCCGCGCTCTCGGTGCCAGATGGCCGGTTGGGGCTGGAGACGATCCGCGCTCTGCTGGCCCGGCTGGGCGATCCTCAGGACCGCCTGCCGCCCGTGTTCCATGTCGCAGGCACCAACGGCAAGGGATCGACCTGCGCCATCCTGCGCGCGATGCTGGAGGCGGATGGCAAGCGGGTCCATGTCGCGACCAGCCCGCATCTGGTGCGCTATAACGAGCGGATCCGGATCGCAGGCACACTGATCGGCGACGCACAGCTCGCCGCACTGCTGGCCGAGGTGCTGGATGCGGGCGAAGATCTGAACCCGAGCTTCTTCGAAGTTACCATCGCCGCCACCTTCCTCGCCTTCGCGCGCGAACCCGCCGATGCCTGCGTGATCGAGGTCGGCCTTGGCGGGCGCTTCGATGCAACCAACGTGCTGGGCTCGCACGTGCTGGCCGCGTGCGGGATCGCCGCGCTGGGGCTGGACCATGAACGCTTCCTGCTCGCGCCGGAGGATAACGTGCCTGCCGAACCGCTGGCACGCATCGGGTTCGAAAAGGCCGGGATCGGCAAGCCCGGCGTGCCGCTGGTCACGCTGTCCTACCCCGAAGGCGTGACGCTGGAGGTGGAGCATGCGGCGATCGTGCGCGAGGCGCTGCTGACGATGCGCGGGCGCGAATGGCATTCCAGCGTCACCGAAACGGGCCTGCATTACGTCGATGCGCTAGGCGAACTCGCGCTGCCCCTGCCCGCCCTGCCCGGCGCGCATCAGGCGGAAAACGCCGCGCTCGCCATCGCGATGCTGCGGCATCAGGACCGGGTCAGCGTGTCGCGGGATGCGATGGCGCAGGGGCTGCGAAACGTGAACTGGCCCGCGCGGCTCCAGCGCCTGCCCGCCTCGCCGCTGACGGGCGAGCGGATCGTATGGGTCGACGGCGGGCACAATCCCAGCGCGGGCGAGGCGCTGGCGCAGCACTTTACGGGTGAGCGCTTCCACCTCATCCTCGGCATGCTCGCCAACAAGGATCACCGCGCGCTGGTCGATCCGCTGGCGGACAGCATCGCGAGCATCACCGCCGTGCCGGTGCCGGGGCACGAGTATCACCCCGCGAGCATGTACGGAGAAAACGTACGCGAGGCGGCGGATGTGGCCGAGGCGCTGCGCGCCCTGCCCGACGATGGCCTGCCCGTGCTGATCGCAGGTTCGCTCTACCTCGCAGGCGATGTGCTGCGGCTGAGCGGCGCGCTGCCCGACTGA